Proteins from a single region of Bradyrhizobium diazoefficiens:
- a CDS encoding SDR family oxidoreductase, producing MFKEILLAGRRILVTGGGTGLGKSMAARFLQLGAEVHICGRRKIVCDETATELMDQYGGRVTSHGVDIRNALAVDEMIETIFRDAPLTDLINNAAGNFISRSEELSPRGFDAVANIVMHGTFYVTHAVGKRWIALKQPGNVVSITVTWVRNGSPYVVPSAMSKSAIHAMTMSLATEWGRYGIRLNTIAPGEIPTEGMSKRIKPGDEAGARTKAMNPMGRVGTMEELQNLAVFLISGGCNWITGETIAMDGAQALAMGGNFYQLRDWSDDDWKTARESIMAQNEKDRAKRG from the coding sequence ATGTTCAAGGAAATTCTTCTGGCTGGACGGCGTATTCTCGTGACCGGCGGCGGCACCGGGCTCGGCAAGTCGATGGCGGCGCGCTTCCTCCAGCTCGGCGCCGAAGTGCATATCTGCGGCCGGCGCAAGATCGTCTGCGACGAGACCGCGACCGAGCTGATGGATCAGTATGGCGGCCGCGTCACCAGCCACGGCGTCGACATCCGCAACGCGCTCGCCGTCGACGAGATGATCGAGACCATCTTTCGCGATGCGCCCCTCACCGATCTCATCAACAACGCTGCCGGCAACTTCATCTCGCGCAGCGAGGAGCTGTCGCCGCGCGGCTTCGATGCCGTCGCAAACATCGTCATGCACGGCACGTTCTACGTGACGCATGCGGTCGGCAAGCGCTGGATCGCCTTGAAACAGCCTGGCAATGTCGTGTCGATCACCGTGACCTGGGTGCGCAACGGCTCGCCTTACGTGGTGCCGTCAGCGATGAGCAAATCGGCGATCCACGCCATGACGATGTCGCTGGCCACAGAATGGGGCCGCTACGGCATCCGCCTCAACACCATCGCGCCGGGCGAGATCCCGACCGAGGGTATGAGCAAGCGCATCAAGCCGGGCGACGAGGCCGGCGCGCGTACCAAGGCCATGAACCCGATGGGCCGCGTCGGCACCATGGAGGAGTTGCAGAACCTCGCGGTGTTCCTGATCTCCGGCGGCTGCAACTGGATCACCGGCGAGACCATTGCCATGGACGGCGCGCAGGCGCTCGCGATGGGCGGCAATTTCTATCAGCTCCGCGACTGGAGCGACGATGACTGGAAGACCGCGCGCGAGAGCATCATGGCGCAGAACGAGAAGGATCGAGCGAAGCGGGGATGA
- a CDS encoding crotonase/enoyl-CoA hydratase family protein, whose amino-acid sequence MEERVSISISEGVADVRLVRTDKMNALDQAMFEALVAATERLSKEKGVRAVVLSGEGRAFCAGLDMGRFAAMKEKGGNGIPGGENRDLTKRTHGQANFAQQAVWGWRQLPIPVIAAVHGVAFGGGFQLSLGADMRFLSPDTRMSIMEIKWGLVPDMAGTPILASLVRDDILRDLTYTGRIFSAQEAMTYGLATRICDDPRAAALEVAREIAGKSPDAIRAAKRLLNNLSVDPGPALLAESVEQQKLIGSANQTEAVRSNLEKRAAKYAD is encoded by the coding sequence ATGGAAGAGCGCGTCTCGATCTCGATCTCGGAAGGCGTCGCCGACGTGCGCCTGGTGCGCACGGACAAGATGAATGCGCTCGATCAAGCCATGTTCGAGGCCCTTGTCGCGGCAACCGAGCGGCTCTCGAAGGAAAAAGGCGTGCGCGCCGTGGTGCTGTCCGGCGAAGGCCGCGCCTTTTGCGCCGGCCTCGACATGGGGCGTTTTGCCGCCATGAAGGAAAAGGGTGGCAATGGAATTCCGGGTGGCGAAAATCGCGATCTCACCAAGCGGACGCATGGCCAGGCGAACTTCGCCCAGCAGGCGGTGTGGGGCTGGCGCCAGCTTCCGATTCCGGTGATCGCCGCCGTGCATGGCGTCGCCTTCGGTGGCGGCTTCCAGCTCTCGCTCGGCGCCGACATGCGCTTCCTTAGCCCTGATACGCGGATGTCGATCATGGAGATCAAATGGGGCCTCGTGCCTGATATGGCCGGCACTCCGATCCTGGCGAGTCTCGTGCGCGACGACATTTTGAGGGATCTCACGTATACGGGGCGCATTTTCTCCGCGCAGGAGGCGATGACCTATGGCCTCGCCACGCGCATCTGCGATGATCCACGCGCCGCAGCGCTCGAAGTCGCGCGCGAGATCGCCGGCAAGAGTCCCGATGCGATCCGCGCGGCGAAGCGTTTGCTGAACAATCTCTCGGTCGATCCGGGGCCGGCATTGCTTGCAGAATCCGTCGAGCAGCAGAAGCTGATCGGCAGCGCCAACCAGACCGAGGCGGTGCGCTCGAATCTGGAGAAGCGCGCGGCGAAGTATGCGGATTGA